One genomic segment of Hordeum vulgare subsp. vulgare chromosome 2H, MorexV3_pseudomolecules_assembly, whole genome shotgun sequence includes these proteins:
- the LOC123427905 gene encoding histone H4, whose translation MSGRGKGGKGLGKGGAKRHRKVLRDNIQGITKPAIRRLARRGGVKRISGLIYEETRGVLKIFLENVIRDAVTYTEHARRKTVTAMDVVYALKRQGRTLYGFGG comes from the coding sequence ATGTCCGGCCGCGGCAAGGGCGGGAAGGGTCTGGGCAAGGGCGGCGCCAAGCGCCACCGGAAGGTGCTGCGGGACAACATCCAGGGCATCACGAAGCCGGCGATCCGGCGGCTGGCGCGGCGGGGCGGCGTGAAGCGCATCTCGGGGCTCATCTACGAGGAGACCCGCGGCGTGCTCAAGATCTTCCTCGAGAACGTCATCCGCGACGCCGTCACCTACACCGAGCACGCCCGCCGCAAGACCGTCACCGCCATGGATGTCGTCTACGCGCTCAAGCGACAGGGCCGCACCCTCTACGGCTTCGGCGGctga